In Polynucleobacter sp. es-EL-1, the following are encoded in one genomic region:
- a CDS encoding NUDIX domain-containing protein, with protein sequence MTKVDRPVTEVAAGILLDSTGRYLLGQRPEGKPYAGYWEVPGGKIEAGESVFDALKRELQEELGIDIQESEELLVLEHDYPHAYVRLHVSIIRQWQGTPRGQEGQALSWELLTEVKPSVEPLLPAAWPMLEKLRSLKI encoded by the coding sequence AAGTCGATCGCCCAGTTACTGAGGTTGCCGCAGGTATTTTGCTGGACTCAACAGGGCGTTATCTTTTGGGTCAGAGGCCCGAAGGTAAGCCTTATGCTGGTTATTGGGAAGTCCCGGGTGGAAAAATTGAGGCTGGCGAATCTGTGTTTGATGCGCTTAAACGTGAGCTTCAGGAAGAGCTTGGGATTGATATACAAGAAAGTGAAGAGCTACTGGTTTTAGAGCATGACTATCCTCATGCTTATGTGCGCTTACATGTCAGCATCATTCGACAATGGCAAGGTACTCCTAGAGGGCAAGAAGGTCAGGCTTTATCTTGGGAGCTGCTTACAGAGGTAAAGCCAAGTGTTGAGCCTTTATTGCCAGCAGCATGGCCAATGCTTGAAAAGCTTAGATCCCTAAAGATTTAA
- the zapD gene encoding cell division protein ZapD encodes MIVYEYPFNELVRSMLRLEYLFARFNHFLRSDDPELHHNAVAILFDLGDIGSRGDIKSLLLKEFERQKYALNGLRSSQKVDQETLLKTLSEIDKAALNINQSMGKPNSAITESEWLNAIRTRLNIPGGTSPIDLPSYHAWKNSPSNQRRELLENYVTPLLPWHEACQIFLRLLRQSGEAKDVVAHQGSFQQAPSGKVYQLMRIAVEDDSLFSEISANKYLLSIRFLKADRDKKPQIVNVDVPFRLTLCQL; translated from the coding sequence GTGATCGTCTACGAATACCCTTTTAATGAATTAGTTCGAAGCATGCTTCGGCTTGAGTATTTGTTCGCTCGCTTTAATCATTTTCTAAGATCGGATGATCCTGAACTTCATCACAATGCTGTCGCCATACTATTTGATTTAGGTGATATTGGCTCTCGTGGTGATATCAAATCTTTGCTACTAAAAGAATTTGAACGTCAAAAGTATGCCCTCAATGGTTTGCGATCTTCCCAGAAGGTAGACCAAGAAACTTTATTGAAAACCCTCTCTGAAATTGATAAGGCTGCACTCAATATCAATCAATCTATGGGTAAACCAAACTCTGCGATCACTGAAAGTGAATGGCTTAATGCGATTCGCACCCGCCTCAATATTCCGGGAGGCACGAGTCCAATTGATTTGCCCAGCTATCATGCCTGGAAAAATAGCCCCTCTAATCAGCGTAGAGAGTTATTAGAGAATTACGTTACCCCACTTCTACCTTGGCATGAAGCATGCCAAATATTTTTGCGCCTATTACGCCAATCTGGTGAAGCGAAAGATGTTGTGGCACATCAAGGATCTTTTCAGCAAGCACCCTCTGGTAAGGTTTATCAACTGATGCGCATTGCCGTGGAAGATGACTCGCTATTCTCAGAGATTAGCGCAAACAAATATTTGCTATCGATTCGTTTTCTCAAAGCTGATCGAGATAAAAAACCACAAATCGTAAATGTGGATGTACCTTTTAGACTCACCCTCTGCCAGCTTTAA